A genomic segment from Gemmatimonadaceae bacterium encodes:
- the ffh gene encoding signal recognition particle protein codes for MFEDLSEKLEATFARLRGRGTLSESDIKEGLREVRRVLLEADVNFQLTREFLERVEKKAVGVTALSAVSPAQQLVKIVHEELATMLGERREGLKLSSVPPTVVMMVGLQGSGKTTTAAKLARRLLAEGRATRLVAADVYRPAAIDQLETLGAQLGVPVYADRTTQDVVRIARAGIEQAKRDRDRVVIVDTAGRLQIDEEMMDELRRLKDAIRPTEIMLVADGMTGQEAVKIAQGFDEALNVTGVILTKMDGDARGGAALSIYGVLKKPIKYIGVGEKPDALEEFHPDRMAGRILQMGDVVSLVEKAQAAFDETEARRLEKKVKKEGMDLTDFLQAMRQIEKMGPLEGVLKMLPGVNSKMLSQANMDPKRMKHVEAIVLSMTPGERRDPAIINGSRRARIARGCGRSISEVNRLLEQFREMQKMMKKMSQGGGGRKGMPSMPGMFGMR; via the coding sequence ATGTTCGAGGACCTGAGCGAAAAGCTCGAAGCCACATTTGCCCGTCTACGCGGGCGCGGAACTCTGAGTGAATCCGATATCAAGGAGGGCCTCCGCGAAGTGCGGCGTGTGCTGCTCGAAGCGGATGTCAATTTTCAGCTCACCCGCGAGTTTCTCGAGCGCGTTGAAAAGAAAGCCGTCGGAGTAACCGCGCTCAGCGCGGTTTCCCCGGCACAGCAGCTGGTCAAGATTGTTCACGAAGAGCTGGCGACCATGTTGGGCGAGCGGCGTGAAGGTCTGAAGCTCAGCTCGGTTCCGCCAACTGTTGTGATGATGGTTGGGCTGCAGGGTTCGGGCAAGACCACGACGGCGGCCAAACTTGCGCGCAGACTGCTTGCCGAGGGCCGGGCGACTCGGCTCGTAGCGGCCGATGTCTACCGTCCGGCCGCTATCGACCAGCTCGAGACCCTTGGCGCGCAACTGGGTGTGCCGGTGTACGCCGACCGCACGACGCAGGACGTGGTCCGAATTGCACGCGCCGGCATAGAGCAGGCGAAGCGCGATCGCGACCGCGTGGTGATCGTCGATACTGCCGGCCGCCTCCAGATCGACGAAGAGATGATGGACGAGCTGAGGCGTCTCAAGGATGCCATCCGCCCGACAGAGATCATGCTCGTCGCTGACGGCATGACAGGGCAGGAAGCGGTGAAAATTGCGCAGGGCTTTGACGAAGCGCTGAATGTCACCGGCGTCATACTCACGAAAATGGACGGCGATGCGCGTGGCGGCGCGGCATTGTCCATTTATGGAGTATTGAAGAAGCCGATCAAGTATATCGGCGTTGGCGAAAAGCCCGATGCGCTCGAAGAGTTTCATCCGGACCGGATGGCCGGCCGGATTCTTCAGATGGGCGATGTGGTTTCACTGGTCGAGAAAGCGCAGGCAGCGTTCGACGAGACCGAAGCCAGACGCCTCGAAAAGAAAGTCAAGAAAGAGGGCATGGATCTGACAGATTTTCTGCAGGCCATGCGCCAGATCGAAAAAATGGGCCCGCTCGAAGGCGTATTGAAGATGCTGCCGGGCGTCAACAGCAAGATGCTGAGCCAGGCCAATATGGATCCAAAACGAATGAAGCACGTCGAAGCGATCGTGCTCTCGATGACCCCCGGGGAACGCAGGGATCCGGCGATAATCAACGGCTCGCGCCGGGCACGGATTGCGCGTGGTTGTGGCCGGTCAATCAGCGAAGTGAATCGTCTGCTCGAGCAGTTCCGCGAGATGCAGAAGATGATGAAGAAAATGTCGCAAGGTGGGGGTGGCCGGAAAGGAATGCCGTCGATGCCCGGCATGTTCGGAATGCGGTAG